TTCTTAATTTACTCTGTAATGATTGCTCAATTTCTTCAGATAAAGAATTATAGAAAGATTCTTCTACTTCATCATTAGGGAATTTTACTAGTAAGGGTTTTGTATCTGATGGAAGTTCTCCTTGATTTAATGGTGGTTCATACTTATCAATAGTGAGATAACCTGATTGGAACATTTTACCAATCATACTTAACTCATTTTCTTTAGGACTGGTTAATTTGTACTCTGTAGTAATAATATTTCTAAAATCTATGTTAAAATAGGAATCATCAGCTCTTTTGGTTAAAAAAGTAGGCGTTCCTGAATTATACCAATAGTTATTTAGTATACCCTCTTCTAAAAATCTTAAGGTAGACCATGGATTATAGACTGCAACGGTATTTTTAGGTGTAGCAAATTTATATCCATTGTATTTAGAACGCATATATGATACAATTGTTTCTGGATCCAATTCTTTTTCCTCTGCTAACTTTTTTATACGTTTATAATAAGGAGAACCTTCTTGTAATAAATCTTCTTTTTCCCTATAACCAGCTATATTTGAATATCTTGGACTAAGCGTAATATCTTTTAGATTATTAGGACCAGATTTACAATCTTTAAAACAGTAAGCGCTAACACCTGTGACAAATTCTAGTTTAATAAAGTTATTAGAAGTAAGACTTTTAATAACTCCTAAAAATTCTCGTACAATTAAACGGTTTTCTTCTTTTATAGTTGGATCTGATTGATTAATAAAAGAAGCATCATATTCGTCTATCAGGACGACTACTTTAGGTTCATAACTTGAATTAGTCTTTTTAAGTTCTGTATAGTTTGAAACTAGTTTGTTGATTAAATCTTTTAAATAAGTGTTAGGCAGAGTCTTTTTATTAGGCTTTTCCATTTCTATTTCATATGAATTAGAAATAGTATATAATTCATTTAGAATAGATTCTTTTAATATTTCTGAGTTGTTTTTATCCATCTTAGAAAAATCCACTCTAATGACCGGATATTTCTTCCAATCATAACCAGAATTATAGATATAGCAATCTTGAAATAGCTCTTTATTTCCTTTAGCTATTTCTTCTAATGTGCTAACAAATAAAGACTTACCAAATCTACGGGGACGAGAGAGAAACACAGTAGCTTCTTCTTTAAATAATGTTTCAGCATGTTTTGTTTTATCTACATAATATCCTGACTTAATTACAGCTTCAATGCTAGATTTACCAATAGGTAAAATTCCTGTGTATTCTAGTTTCTGCCTTTTAGTATTATTATCTATTTGCATATCTTCA
This sequence is a window from Cardinium endosymbiont of Culicoides punctatus. Protein-coding genes within it:
- a CDS encoding AAA family ATPase; this translates as MAWVKYIQAIKNSDEDMQIDNNTKRQKLEYTGILPIGKSSIEAVIKSGYYVDKTKHAETLFKEEATVFLSRPRRFGKSLFVSTLEEIAKGNKELFQDCYIYNSGYDWKKYPVIRVDFSKMDKNNSEILKESILNELYTISNSYEIEMEKPNKKTLPNTYLKDLINKLVSNYTELKKTNSSYEPKVVVLIDEYDASFINQSDPTIKEENRLIVREFLGVIKSLTSNNFIKLEFVTGVSAYCFKDCKSGPNNLKDITLSPRYSNIAGYREKEDLLQEGSPYYKRIKKLAEEKELDPETIVSYMRSKYNGYKFATPKNTVAVYNPWSTLRFLEEGILNNYWYNSGTPTFLTKRADDSYFNIDFRNIITTEYKLTSPKENELSMIGKMFQSGYLTIDKYEPPLNQGELPSDTKPLLVKFPNDEVEESFYNSLSEEIEQSLQSKLRKDEFLIPEKINKTLSNVDIDTFITVIKSLFSGIPFNLSQQDQNKNEAYYHTVLHAILECSDMDPQNENTTNQGKIDIVLNSLPYVTYILELKHNASADVAMDQIDNKSYKDKFLTKGKGIVAIGINFDSAKAKRNLVHHKYKFYDESGNEILDKDDFLDYIKNKKVRSRATRSQ